Proteins co-encoded in one Papaver somniferum cultivar HN1 chromosome 5, ASM357369v1, whole genome shotgun sequence genomic window:
- the LOC113283257 gene encoding vacuolar protein sorting-associated protein 9A-like — protein MENADVFGSSTAPLTWHDFLERMRHPSASDFVKSIKSFIVSFSNNASDPERDSAAVQEFLANMEGAFRAHSLWAGCAEEELESAGEGLEKYVMTKLFPRVFASLEEDVKFDEQLFEKMALLQQFIRPESLDIKPTFQNETSWLLAQKELQKINMYKAPRDKLVCILNCCKVINNLLHNASVASNENPPGADEFLPVLIFVTIKANPPQLHSNLLYIQRYRSQSRLVSEAAYFFTNMLSAESFISNIDANAISMDEAEFENNMESARAVLSGLADDPEVSSHSNRDFSRSSRTESLDSKQSSSNKERNNLLSAMLYRPSPQISPEKLEAQDSKDKMVKKPSISDLEQTGASELLKEDQMSTAFQDYPYLYAQVGDLTINDVDGLLNSYKQLVLKYVCLSKGMSVTSPPPPLPTSQIQTQISNETDNQSEDSRPVEKDEEKQEDMAKKDEGPVLQAASSESSITEDESSAGQQDAEKENT, from the exons ATGGAGAACGCGGATGTCTTCGGTTCTTCGACGGCTCCCCTTACTTGGCATGATTTTCTTGAGCGGATGAGGCATCCATCCGCCTCTGATTTTGTCAAATCCATTAAAAG CTTCATTGTTTCCTTCTCAAACAATGCTTCGGATCCGGAGAGAGATAGTGCTGCTGTGCAGGAGTTTCTTGCAAACATGGAAGGTGCATTTAGGGCTCATTCTCTTTGGGCTGGTTGCGCGGAGGAAGAGCTAGAAAGTGCTGGTGAG GGATTGGAGAAGTATGTCATGACTAAATTATTTCCTCGTGTATTCGCATCACTTGAGGAAGATGTAAAGTTTGATGAGCAACTATTTGAGAAGATGGCTTTACTACAACAGTTCATTCGGCCGGAGAGTTTGGATATAAAGCCAACGTTCCAAAATGAAACATCATGGCTG CTTGCTCAAAAAGAGTTACAgaagatcaatatgtacaaggcACCAAGAGATAAATTGGTTTGTATCCTCAATTGTTGCAAGGTCATCAACAACTTACTTCACAATGCTTCAGTTGCTTCAAATGAGAATCCTCCTGGAGCTGATGAGTTCCTTCCTGTCTTAATTTTTGTCACCATAAAG GCTAATCCTCCACAATTGCATTCAAACTTGCTATATATACAAAGATACAGGTCTCAATCGCGACTAGTCTCAGAAGCAGCTTACTTTTTCACAAACATGCTTTCTGCAGAGTCTTTCATATCAAACATTGATGCCAATGCCATCTCAATGGATGAAGCCGAGTTTGAAAATAATATGGAATCTGCTCGTGCAGTTCTATCAGGCCTTGCTGATGATCCCGAAGTTTCAAGTCATAGTAACCGAGATTTCAGTCGTTCATCGAGAACAGAATCGTTGGATTCCAAACAAAGTTCCTCAAACAAGGAAAGGAATAACTTGCTGTCTGCAATGCTCTATCGTCCTTCACCCCAGATATCTCCAGAAAAACTCGAGGCTCAAGATTCTAAAGACAAAATGGTGAAAAAGCCCTCCATTTCAGATTTGGAGCAGACAGGTGCATCTGAGCTTTTGAAGGAGGATCAAATGAGCACTGCCTTCCAAGATTATCCTTACCTTTATGCACAAGTTGGGGATTTGACGATTAATGACGTGGATGGCCTGCTCAACAGTTACAAACAACTCGTACTGAAATATGTTTGTCTTTCTAAAGGAATGTCTGTTACTTCTCCGCCCCCTCCTTTGCCTACATCACAAATTCAAACACAAATCTCCAACGAAACTGACAACCAATCAGAAGACAGTAGACCAGTTGAGAAAGATGAAGAAAAGCAGGAAGACATGGCTAAAAAAGATGAAGGTCCAGTTTTACAGGCGGCAAGTTCCGAATCCAGTATTACAGAAGATGAATCATCAGCTGGGCAACAAGATGCTGAAAAGGAAAATACATAG